A segment of the Myxosarcina sp. GI1 genome:
CAGTTACTCAATATGGATCTTGCCAATGTCGAGTTTCACAAACTTCGCCTCTATAAAGATCCCGAATGTCCCGTATGCGGTAACAGTAAACAGTCAACAGTTATCAGTTATCAGGGGAGCGCAGAAGTAAGCGCGACGTTATCAGTCACCAATTGACCTACCCCCTAAACCCCCATTACCCCATTTCCTTATTTATTCCTTTAAACACCTAACACAAGGAGAACCATCATGACCGTTTATTTAACCGAAAAAGCAGCTTTCCGTTTGCGTACTTTTATCCGCGCCGATGAAACCAGTGCCGAAAAAGGAGTTCGAGTTGCAGCAGTTGATGGCGGATGTAGCGGCTTTGAATACGCTCTGGATATCGTCGATCGCCCCGAAGCCGACGATCTAGTTTACGAACAAGATAGGGTAAAAATATACCTCGACCGCCAAAGCGAACCATACCTAAACGGCATCGTAATTGATTTTGTCGAAAGCCTAACCCAAGCT
Coding sequences within it:
- a CDS encoding iron-sulfur cluster assembly accessory protein, producing the protein MTVYLTEKAAFRLRTFIRADETSAEKGVRVAAVDGGCSGFEYALDIVDRPEADDLVYEQDRVKIYLDRQSEPYLNGIVIDFVESLTQAGFTFENPNATGGCGCGKSFSVGDATPEAVPCS